Proteins encoded by one window of Silvibacterium dinghuense:
- the uvrA gene encoding excinuclease ABC subunit UvrA: MSITHITVRGARQHNLRDISVQIPRNTLTVVTGLSGSGKSSLAFDTIYAEGQRRYVETLSAYARQFLDQIERPDVDSIEGLSPAISIEQKTTSRSPRSTVGTITEIYDYLRLLYASVGSPHCPNCGKEISRQSAEQIVERILALGQGERVTIYAPIVRGRKGEFKDLLDKIEQQGFRARIDGELRDLSEPIALEKRKNHTIEAAVYRAVLKPGIEKALEASVAKALQMANGLVLVATQHSEQLYSSSMACPDCGLDIPKLEPRSFSFNSTYGACPECHGLGSIYDFDPAKIINDWSKPLLDGALGPGSSSQYLLKLIKLAADRYKIDLKKPFDQLTEKQQELLLYGPPKSEAPRTGFHGILAYLRDSLEESKSDAYREWMMQYMSASTCPVCKGRRLRPESLAVKVGGLSIADFTALPLNRALDAARAISFSSRDALIAERLRREVVERLEFLVAVGLSYLALDRNAATLSGGEGQRIRLATQIGSHLRGVLYVLDEPSIGLHQRDNQKLIVALESLRDLGNTVLVVEHDEDTIRRADYVLDLGPGAGKLGGHVVAEGTPAEIMGTAASLTGRYLSGETAILHREAPRPLADKWITVEGARSHNLKDLTAKFPLGIMTVVTGVSGSGKSTLVNDILYRALAKELYGSREEPGEYKKVTGFENIDKAIRIDQSPIGRTPRSNPATYTGVFTAIRDLFAMLPESRERGYKAGRFSFNVAGGRCEACQGDGQRRIEMNFLPDVYVQCEVCNGRRYNHETLAVKFNGYSIADILDLAIEDALPVLADIPQVKIKLQTLVDVGLGYIHLGQAATTLSGGEAQRMKLARELSKRQTGRTLYLLDEPTTGLHFDDVRKLLEVLHRLTDLGNTILIIEHNLDVIRNADWLVDLGPEGGEGGGQIIAEGTPEQVAQIKGSHTGEFLKRYYEATGMETAAPKNAPKRRKGTKKDWVQ, encoded by the coding sequence ATGTCCATTACACACATCACGGTGCGCGGGGCGCGGCAGCATAATCTTCGCGACATCAGCGTTCAAATTCCACGCAACACGCTCACGGTCGTCACCGGACTCTCGGGCTCGGGCAAGTCTTCGCTCGCTTTTGACACCATCTACGCCGAGGGCCAGCGCCGTTATGTGGAAACGCTATCGGCCTACGCGCGCCAGTTTCTCGACCAGATCGAACGGCCGGACGTGGACTCGATCGAAGGCCTGAGCCCGGCTATCTCCATCGAGCAGAAGACCACCAGCCGCAGCCCGCGTTCGACCGTCGGCACCATCACGGAGATCTACGACTACCTGCGCCTGCTCTACGCCTCGGTCGGCTCGCCCCACTGCCCCAACTGCGGCAAGGAGATTTCGCGCCAATCAGCGGAGCAGATCGTCGAGCGCATTCTCGCCCTCGGCCAGGGCGAGCGCGTCACCATCTACGCGCCCATCGTGCGCGGCCGCAAGGGAGAATTCAAAGATCTGCTCGACAAGATCGAGCAACAGGGCTTCCGCGCTCGCATCGACGGCGAGCTGCGCGATCTCTCCGAGCCCATCGCGCTCGAAAAGCGCAAGAACCACACCATCGAGGCCGCGGTCTATCGCGCCGTCCTCAAGCCCGGCATCGAGAAGGCGCTCGAAGCCTCGGTCGCCAAGGCTTTGCAGATGGCCAACGGCCTGGTGCTCGTGGCCACGCAACACAGCGAGCAGCTCTACTCCTCGTCGATGGCCTGCCCCGACTGTGGCCTCGACATCCCCAAGCTCGAGCCGCGAAGCTTCTCGTTCAACTCCACCTACGGCGCATGCCCCGAGTGCCACGGCCTGGGCAGCATCTACGACTTCGATCCGGCGAAGATCATCAACGACTGGTCGAAGCCGCTGCTCGACGGCGCGCTCGGGCCAGGATCTTCATCGCAGTATTTGCTGAAGCTGATCAAGCTCGCCGCCGACCGCTACAAGATCGACCTGAAGAAGCCCTTCGACCAGCTCACGGAAAAACAGCAGGAGTTGCTGCTCTACGGGCCTCCGAAGAGCGAAGCGCCGCGCACCGGCTTCCACGGTATCCTCGCCTACCTGCGCGACTCACTCGAGGAGTCGAAGTCCGACGCCTACCGCGAGTGGATGATGCAGTACATGTCGGCCTCCACCTGCCCTGTCTGCAAAGGCCGCAGGCTGCGGCCGGAGTCGCTCGCCGTCAAGGTGGGCGGGCTCTCCATCGCTGACTTCACTGCCCTGCCGCTGAACCGCGCCCTCGACGCCGCCCGCGCCATCTCCTTCTCTTCGCGCGACGCTCTCATCGCAGAGCGCCTCCGTCGCGAGGTCGTCGAACGCCTCGAATTCCTCGTCGCCGTCGGTCTCAGCTATCTCGCGCTCGACCGTAACGCCGCGACGCTCTCCGGTGGCGAAGGCCAGCGCATCCGGCTTGCCACGCAGATCGGCTCACACCTCCGCGGCGTGCTCTACGTGCTCGACGAGCCCTCTATCGGCCTGCACCAGCGCGACAACCAGAAGCTCATCGTGGCCCTCGAATCGCTGCGCGACCTCGGCAACACCGTCCTCGTCGTCGAGCACGACGAAGACACCATTCGCCGCGCCGACTACGTACTCGACCTCGGCCCCGGCGCGGGCAAACTGGGCGGCCACGTCGTCGCCGAAGGCACGCCGGCCGAGATCATGGGCACAGCAGCCTCGCTCACCGGCCGCTATCTCTCCGGCGAGACGGCGATCCTGCATCGCGAAGCACCTCGTCCGCTGGCAGACAAATGGATCACCGTGGAAGGCGCGCGCAGTCACAATCTCAAGGACCTGACAGCGAAGTTCCCCCTCGGTATCATGACTGTGGTGACCGGCGTCTCCGGCTCCGGCAAGAGCACGCTGGTTAACGACATCCTCTACCGCGCGCTCGCCAAGGAACTCTACGGCTCACGCGAAGAACCCGGCGAATACAAGAAGGTCACCGGCTTCGAGAATATCGACAAGGCCATCCGCATCGATCAGTCGCCCATCGGTCGCACACCGCGCTCGAACCCTGCGACCTACACCGGAGTCTTCACCGCTATCCGCGATCTCTTCGCCATGCTGCCCGAGTCGCGCGAGCGCGGCTACAAGGCCGGTCGCTTCTCCTTCAACGTGGCCGGAGGACGCTGCGAAGCCTGCCAGGGCGACGGCCAGCGCCGCATCGAGATGAACTTCCTGCCCGACGTCTACGTGCAGTGCGAGGTTTGTAACGGTCGCCGTTACAATCACGAGACCCTGGCCGTGAAGTTCAACGGCTACTCCATCGCGGACATCCTCGACCTCGCCATCGAAGACGCTTTGCCCGTGCTCGCCGACATTCCGCAGGTCAAGATCAAGCTGCAGACGCTGGTCGATGTCGGCCTCGGCTACATCCATCTCGGCCAGGCGGCAACCACGCTCTCCGGCGGTGAGGCGCAGCGCATGAAGCTGGCCCGCGAGCTCTCCAAGCGCCAGACCGGACGGACGCTCTACCTGCTCGACGAGCCAACCACCGGACTGCACTTCGACGATGTGCGCAAACTGCTCGAAGTACTGCACCGCCTCACCGACCTCGGCAATACGATCCTCATCATCGAGCACAACCTCGACGTCATTCGCAACGCCGACTGGCTGGTCGATCTCGGCCCCGAAGGCGGCGAAGGCGGAGGCCAGATCATCGCTGAGGGCACACCCGAGCAGGTGGCACAGATAAAAGGCTCGCACACCGGCGAGTTCCTGAAGCGCTATTATGAGGCGACCGGGATGGAGACCGCTGCGCCGAAGAACGCTCCCAAACGGCGCAAGGGAACAAAGAAAGACTGGGTGCAATGA
- a CDS encoding CPBP family intramembrane glutamic endopeptidase — protein MTPLEDDLQTEHPQEASGFPAVAVPTPTFGTVSGENVPPFPAEFFRPRMTPNIGHTALFFLLAFIALLIGQSLGIFLFQQLHFFGHQTLRQLANAAQDDPRVSLPVQGFSYALVALVVIPTFSLLWHEPFRIGIHWNADVARRRFLILALGGLGSGFGIGLLGNFLPMPKDPPIMQDIMHSPLGAWMMLIFGVTIAPLLEELAFRGFLLPSLVNGVRWLEREQIIGPAAARLVGIPVSILITSLGFAIMHSPQVSHAWGPLVLIGGVSIVLCIVRLTLDSLAASVVVHAAYNFTLFAGMIAATGGFRHLERLTT, from the coding sequence ATGACGCCGCTCGAGGATGACCTGCAGACAGAACATCCCCAGGAAGCCTCCGGCTTCCCTGCTGTAGCCGTTCCCACGCCCACATTTGGCACTGTATCCGGCGAGAACGTGCCACCATTCCCCGCCGAGTTCTTCCGTCCGCGGATGACCCCCAACATCGGCCACACCGCACTCTTTTTCTTGCTCGCGTTTATCGCGCTGCTCATCGGCCAGAGCCTTGGGATATTCCTCTTCCAGCAGCTGCATTTCTTCGGCCACCAGACACTCCGCCAGCTGGCGAATGCCGCGCAGGACGATCCACGTGTCAGCCTGCCGGTGCAGGGCTTCTCTTACGCGCTGGTTGCACTCGTGGTGATTCCCACCTTCTCCCTGCTGTGGCATGAGCCATTTCGCATCGGCATTCACTGGAACGCCGACGTCGCCCGGCGGCGTTTCCTCATACTTGCCCTCGGCGGACTCGGTTCGGGCTTCGGTATCGGTCTCCTCGGCAACTTTCTACCCATGCCGAAAGATCCGCCCATCATGCAGGACATCATGCATTCGCCCCTCGGCGCATGGATGATGCTCATCTTCGGAGTCACCATCGCGCCATTGCTCGAAGAGCTGGCCTTCCGCGGCTTCCTGCTGCCCAGCCTGGTCAACGGCGTCCGCTGGCTCGAGCGCGAGCAGATCATCGGCCCGGCAGCGGCACGCCTCGTCGGCATCCCTGTCTCCATATTGATCACCAGCCTCGGCTTTGCCATCATGCACTCGCCGCAGGTTTCGCATGCCTGGGGACCGCTGGTGCTCATCGGCGGCGTCAGCATTGTGCTGTGCATCGTGCGCCTCACCCTCGACTCGCTTGCCGCCTCCGTAGTCGTGCACGCGGCCTACAACTTCACCCTCTTCGCGGGCATGATCGCCGCTACCGGCGGCTTCCGGCACCTCGAACGGCTTACGACGTAA
- the pyrE gene encoding orotate phosphoribosyltransferase — translation MTTSNRDALLHLLSRISFKLGDFTLSSGAKSDYYIDCRITTLHAEGARLTGLALLDLLHQHKLSPAAVGGLTMGADPVVSAVSIASAWRAAEHPNNHHPLIHGFLVRKAEKAHGTGRRIEGFFEEGAPVVIVDDVCTTGASTINAIDAAKQAGMKVIGALCLVEREAKGRAAVEAACEGAPFLSLYTANDVRAAHVAQLAM, via the coding sequence ATGACTACCAGCAACCGCGACGCGCTTCTGCACCTGCTCTCCCGGATTTCCTTCAAGCTTGGCGATTTCACGCTCTCTTCCGGCGCGAAGAGCGACTATTACATCGACTGCCGCATCACCACACTGCACGCTGAGGGAGCGCGCCTCACCGGCCTGGCGCTGCTCGACCTGCTGCACCAGCACAAGCTGAGCCCAGCAGCCGTGGGCGGCCTCACCATGGGCGCCGATCCGGTCGTCTCCGCCGTCTCGATCGCCAGTGCGTGGCGCGCCGCCGAACACCCCAACAACCATCATCCGCTGATACACGGTTTCCTCGTGCGCAAGGCCGAGAAAGCCCACGGCACCGGCCGCCGCATCGAAGGCTTCTTTGAAGAAGGCGCCCCCGTAGTCATCGTCGATGACGTCTGCACCACCGGCGCTTCCACCATCAACGCGATTGATGCCGCGAAGCAGGCTGGCATGAAGGTGATCGGCGCTCTCTGCCTGGTCGAGCGTGAAGCCAAAGGCCGCGCCGCGGTCGAGGCCGCCTGCGAAGGTGCGCCCTTCCTCAGCCTCTACACTGCGAACGATGTCCGTGCCGCGCACGTAGCGCAACTCGCGATGTAG
- a CDS encoding OmpA family protein — protein MTRSQHIPGLFSASALGALSLFLVTGCTTKNYVRSQTTPIIQQTNELDDATARNNRNIHDVDQRAQAGIAQAQNSANQANQQAQTANQAAGQAQQSAQDAVNRADSLASVVANLDSYQQVTAASVNFGFDKAELTRVDKQQLDQFAGQLQGVKGYILEVTGGTDSTGSAAYNYDLSQRRAQAVVQYLASKYNVPAHKFYLIGIGKDKEVATNSTAAGRAKNRRVDIQLLSNMTGQEPTAPAQTSSLRMPAESSNQ, from the coding sequence ATGACTCGTAGCCAGCACATCCCAGGTCTTTTCAGCGCCTCTGCATTGGGAGCACTTTCTCTCTTCCTGGTGACCGGCTGCACCACCAAGAATTACGTCCGCAGCCAGACGACCCCCATCATCCAGCAGACCAACGAGCTGGACGACGCCACCGCCCGCAACAACCGCAATATCCATGACGTGGACCAGCGCGCACAGGCGGGCATCGCGCAGGCGCAGAACTCTGCGAACCAGGCCAACCAGCAGGCACAAACCGCGAACCAGGCTGCAGGACAGGCACAGCAGTCGGCGCAGGATGCAGTGAACCGCGCGGATTCACTGGCCAGCGTGGTGGCGAACCTCGACAGCTATCAGCAGGTGACGGCGGCCTCGGTGAACTTCGGCTTCGACAAGGCGGAGTTGACGCGAGTCGATAAGCAGCAGCTCGACCAGTTTGCCGGGCAACTGCAGGGCGTGAAGGGCTACATCCTCGAGGTCACCGGCGGCACCGACTCGACGGGTTCCGCGGCCTACAACTACGATCTGAGCCAGCGCCGCGCCCAGGCGGTGGTGCAGTATCTTGCGTCGAAGTACAACGTTCCGGCACATAAGTTCTACCTGATCGGTATCGGCAAGGATAAGGAGGTTGCTACCAACTCCACGGCCGCAGGACGGGCCAAGAATCGCCGTGTCGACATTCAGCTTCTCTCGAACATGACTGGGCAGGAGCCTACAGCTCCCGCGCAGACGAGCAGCCTGAGGATGCCTGCAGAAAGCAGCAATCAGTAG
- the uvrC gene encoding excinuclease ABC subunit UvrC produces MDLEQKIRTLPAKPGVYLYKNAEGEVIYVGKAKNLRSRVRSYLLEASQANAKTGSLMREAVDVDYIMVANEHEALALENNLIKQRKPRFNILLRDDKTYPYVKLTLADRYPKVFVTRRLRKDGGAYYGPYFPGNLAYRIAELIHRSFLLPSCKLDLRRYYPRPCLQYYIKRCLGPCVEGLTTPEAYRESVRDAQMFLEGRADDLEKSLQQRMEEAAMAEQYELAAKYRDLLITISQLQEKQRIATVENDDADVFGYHYENGMLAVNLFHMRGGKIVDRREFFWEDLQELELFESAIEEDEEQPAMAASTDFQAGAVFSALLKQLYIDQNYVPRTVYLPVEFADRPALAALLAEHSGHRVDIAVPVRGERRSLVDLAGQNAKQSYDQRFRVMQPTEKLIQESLQDILMLPELPRRIECFDISHIQGAETVASMVVWESGGMKKSDYRKFKIKTVEGVDDFASMREVITRRYKRLQEENQPMPSLILVDGGLGQLHAAAEALEDLGLTTQPLASIAKREELIYLYGQEDEPIVLERRSPVLHLIQRVRDESHRFAITYHRKRREMRDRDSELLGIPGVGARTRTRLIEHFGSLRSVQQADLAALTAVVPQKIAEAIYAHFHAEEAEATLPILGQ; encoded by the coding sequence ATGGATCTCGAGCAGAAAATCCGGACACTGCCGGCAAAACCCGGCGTTTACCTCTATAAAAATGCCGAGGGCGAGGTCATCTACGTCGGGAAGGCTAAGAACCTCCGCTCCCGCGTCCGCTCCTACCTGCTCGAAGCCTCGCAGGCCAATGCCAAAACCGGCTCGCTCATGCGCGAGGCCGTCGACGTCGACTACATCATGGTTGCCAACGAGCACGAGGCCCTCGCGCTCGAAAACAACCTCATCAAGCAGCGTAAGCCGCGCTTCAACATCCTGCTGCGCGATGACAAGACCTATCCGTACGTAAAGCTCACGCTCGCCGACCGCTATCCCAAGGTCTTCGTCACCCGCCGCCTGCGCAAGGACGGCGGCGCCTATTACGGTCCGTACTTCCCCGGCAATCTCGCCTACCGCATTGCCGAGCTCATCCATCGCAGCTTCCTGCTGCCCAGCTGCAAGCTCGACCTGCGCCGCTACTACCCGCGCCCCTGCCTGCAGTACTACATCAAGCGCTGTCTCGGCCCCTGCGTCGAGGGCCTGACTACTCCCGAGGCCTACCGCGAGTCCGTCCGCGATGCGCAGATGTTTCTCGAAGGCCGTGCCGACGATCTTGAGAAATCCTTACAACAGCGCATGGAAGAAGCCGCCATGGCCGAGCAGTACGAATTGGCGGCCAAGTACCGCGACCTGCTCATCACCATCAGCCAATTGCAGGAAAAGCAGCGTATCGCCACAGTCGAGAACGATGACGCCGATGTCTTCGGCTATCACTACGAGAACGGCATGCTCGCCGTGAACCTCTTCCATATGCGCGGCGGCAAGATCGTCGATCGGCGCGAGTTTTTCTGGGAAGACCTGCAGGAGCTCGAGCTTTTCGAGTCCGCAATAGAGGAAGACGAAGAACAGCCGGCCATGGCGGCATCAACCGATTTCCAGGCTGGAGCCGTCTTCTCCGCACTGCTCAAGCAGCTCTACATCGATCAGAATTACGTGCCACGTACGGTATATCTGCCGGTGGAGTTTGCCGACCGCCCCGCGCTCGCGGCTTTACTTGCTGAGCACTCCGGCCATCGCGTCGATATCGCTGTGCCGGTGCGCGGCGAGCGCCGCTCGCTCGTCGACCTCGCCGGTCAGAATGCCAAGCAGAGCTACGACCAGCGCTTTCGCGTGATGCAGCCGACCGAGAAGCTGATTCAGGAATCGCTGCAGGACATCCTCATGCTGCCCGAGCTGCCGCGCCGCATCGAGTGCTTCGACATTTCTCACATCCAGGGAGCGGAAACCGTCGCCTCCATGGTGGTGTGGGAGAGCGGCGGCATGAAGAAATCCGACTACCGCAAGTTCAAGATCAAAACCGTCGAAGGCGTTGACGATTTCGCCTCCATGCGCGAAGTCATCACGCGCCGCTACAAGCGGCTTCAGGAAGAAAATCAGCCGATGCCCAGCCTGATTCTCGTCGACGGCGGCCTCGGCCAATTGCACGCCGCCGCGGAGGCGCTCGAGGATCTGGGCCTCACCACGCAACCGCTCGCATCCATCGCGAAACGCGAAGAGCTGATCTATCTCTACGGCCAGGAGGACGAGCCCATCGTCCTCGAGCGCCGGTCGCCTGTGTTGCACTTAATCCAGCGCGTGCGCGACGAATCGCACCGCTTCGCCATCACCTACCATCGCAAGCGCCGCGAGATGCGCGACCGCGATTCGGAACTGCTTGGCATCCCCGGTGTCGGCGCGCGCACCCGCACCCGCCTCATCGAACACTTCGGCAGCCTGCGCAGCGTACAGCAGGCCGACCTCGCCGCCCTCACCGCAGTCGTGCCGCAGAAAATTGCTGAAGCGATCTATGCGCACTTCCATGCGGAGGAAGCAGAGGCCACGCTGCCGATTCTCGGTCAATAA
- a CDS encoding type II toxin-antitoxin system VapC family toxin — protein sequence MSRIYWDTMMLIYILEDHPKHRLRMAHLLKRAYERGDRLYTSYLALGEIMAGSSKSKDEGRRKLIRATLDEMGFVYLPFDEGAVEPFSELRATHKLKAPDAIHLACAASAGIDLFLTGDKQLHRLHIQGIQFIADFDNPML from the coding sequence ATGAGCCGCATCTACTGGGACACGATGATGCTGATTTATATCCTGGAGGACCATCCGAAGCATAGGCTTCGGATGGCTCACCTCCTGAAGCGCGCCTACGAACGGGGAGATCGGCTCTATACGAGCTACCTGGCTCTCGGAGAGATCATGGCAGGCAGCTCGAAGTCTAAGGATGAGGGGCGGCGCAAGTTGATCCGCGCGACGTTGGATGAAATGGGCTTTGTATACCTGCCGTTTGATGAAGGTGCGGTTGAACCTTTCAGCGAACTGCGGGCCACGCACAAGCTGAAAGCTCCGGATGCCATTCACCTGGCCTGCGCTGCTTCAGCTGGGATCGACCTTTTCTTGACCGGCGATAAGCAACTGCATCGGTTACATATTCAGGGAATCCAATTCATCGCGGACTTTGACAACCCAATGCTCTAA
- a CDS encoding glycosyltransferase family 39 protein, which yields MTESRLPQPQLRAILPLALAFAALKIAIHIVTNVMAQRAGYGIFRDEMYYLMCGRHLAFGYVDQPPLVAVMARATDILFGYQHMWSLRLFPAIAGGVKVLLTGLMVWALGGERRAAALAMLGVTVSAIYLGIDSFLSMNCLDPMFWLACMLALLRIVQAESPVAVRNWWLVLGVSAGLGLESKVSEVFFLVCTLIALLLTPQRRILFNRWFAAAVGLIVLLALPNLLWQIHYHFPTLEWLRTVSHSDKDVILSPLAFLQAQWIMLLPSTVLLWLPGALWLLFARAARPFRFAGITYVLFLPLMIALHAKDYYLAPIYPVYFAAGAVAWFRWTGRSRWRNALAGAYAALMVFGFFVALPLSIPVLPPQQFIAYEKKIGFAPKDAENHAPTVLPQFYADRFGWTDLVAQVNTIYHALPPAEQARTGILAQNYGQASAINILGEHDGLPTAISGHQNYWLWGPRGYTGEEMIVLSKASLAEMQENYASCKVVGMRDHPLAMPWERGPIYLCYGRKTTYAADWNELKYYY from the coding sequence GTGACCGAATCCCGACTACCGCAGCCCCAACTCCGCGCCATCCTCCCGCTCGCGCTCGCCTTCGCCGCGCTGAAGATCGCCATCCACATCGTGACCAACGTGATGGCACAGCGCGCCGGCTACGGCATCTTCCGCGACGAAATGTACTACCTGATGTGCGGGCGCCACCTGGCTTTCGGCTATGTCGACCAACCACCGCTCGTCGCAGTCATGGCTCGCGCGACGGACATACTCTTCGGCTATCAGCACATGTGGTCGCTGCGGCTTTTTCCGGCCATCGCCGGCGGGGTCAAGGTGCTGCTCACCGGCCTCATGGTCTGGGCACTCGGCGGAGAACGCCGTGCAGCCGCGCTGGCCATGCTTGGCGTGACGGTTTCTGCGATCTACCTCGGAATCGACAGCTTCCTCTCCATGAACTGCCTCGACCCGATGTTCTGGCTGGCCTGCATGCTGGCTCTCCTGCGCATCGTGCAGGCGGAGTCGCCGGTTGCAGTGCGGAACTGGTGGCTGGTGCTTGGCGTGAGCGCCGGGCTCGGGCTCGAGAGCAAGGTCTCCGAAGTCTTCTTCCTCGTCTGCACGCTTATTGCGCTGCTGCTCACGCCGCAACGCCGCATTCTCTTCAACCGCTGGTTTGCCGCAGCCGTGGGCCTCATTGTGCTGCTCGCACTGCCCAACCTGCTCTGGCAGATCCACTACCACTTCCCCACTCTCGAATGGCTACGCACGGTCTCTCACAGCGACAAGGACGTGATCCTCTCCCCACTCGCCTTCCTCCAGGCACAGTGGATCATGCTGCTACCCTCCACCGTGCTGCTCTGGCTGCCGGGTGCGCTCTGGCTGCTCTTCGCACGGGCGGCCAGGCCTTTCCGCTTTGCGGGAATCACTTATGTTCTCTTCCTGCCGCTGATGATCGCACTGCACGCCAAAGACTATTACCTGGCACCGATTTACCCGGTGTATTTCGCGGCGGGCGCCGTGGCATGGTTTCGCTGGACCGGCAGGAGCCGCTGGCGTAATGCGCTGGCCGGAGCCTATGCGGCTCTCATGGTCTTCGGCTTCTTCGTCGCCTTGCCGCTCTCGATCCCCGTACTTCCGCCGCAGCAGTTCATCGCGTATGAAAAGAAGATCGGCTTCGCGCCCAAGGATGCAGAGAATCACGCTCCCACCGTGCTGCCACAGTTCTACGCCGACCGCTTCGGATGGACCGATCTCGTCGCGCAGGTCAACACCATCTATCACGCCTTGCCGCCTGCCGAACAGGCGCGAACCGGAATTCTTGCGCAGAACTATGGCCAGGCCAGCGCCATCAACATCCTTGGTGAACACGATGGCCTGCCCACCGCCATCAGCGGCCATCAAAACTATTGGCTCTGGGGCCCGCGCGGATACACCGGCGAGGAGATGATTGTGCTTTCAAAAGCCTCTCTCGCCGAGATGCAGGAGAATTATGCGTCCTGCAAGGTCGTCGGCATGCGCGATCATCCCCTGGCCATGCCCTGGGAGCGCGGACCGATCTACCTTTGCTATGGCAGGAAAACGACGTATGCGGCAGACTGGAATGAGCTTAAGTACTACTACTGA
- a CDS encoding APC family permease, giving the protein MNEATPTPVHNEAHTHELPRVLRTSHATAIVVGTLIGSGIFLVPHEMMQATGSSGLVYLAWIVGGLLSLFGAMTYAELSTLQPYTGGEYVYLRGAYGDLTAFLYMWTWFAVAKPASIASVTTGLARTLAIFHAFAWLPAVAVRIPFDVTWAQLFAIAATWGITGLNYLGIKKAGDFQLVFTWLKGLLILVIAGFCFASGMGHWTNFTTVFTGAHGGFSGFMVALIAALWAYDGWNDLTMVSGEIQQPEKSLPIALIAGLGIVGVLYMATNAAIQYILPASAIAAAPRPAVSALALVTGHWGAALVSAVMALSIFVTLNGTIMSGARIPFAAARDGLFFRRMADIHPRYQSPSTSLIVQALLTTGLLLAVGRFQQLFELAIFAEWLFYMITATTIFHYRKSVPEAKTFRAWGYPVVPLLFVAAAAVLLYFSYVENLMSSLLGTAIILLGIPLFFIIRRRMN; this is encoded by the coding sequence TTGAACGAAGCAACGCCGACGCCCGTCCACAACGAGGCTCACACCCACGAGCTTCCCCGCGTGCTGCGCACCTCGCACGCTACCGCCATTGTCGTCGGCACGCTGATCGGCAGCGGCATCTTTCTCGTCCCGCACGAGATGATGCAGGCTACCGGCTCCTCCGGTCTCGTCTATCTGGCGTGGATCGTAGGTGGCCTGCTTTCGCTCTTCGGCGCCATGACCTACGCCGAGCTGAGCACGCTGCAGCCCTACACCGGCGGCGAATACGTCTACCTGCGCGGCGCCTACGGCGATCTCACAGCGTTTCTCTACATGTGGACATGGTTCGCCGTCGCCAAGCCCGCCTCGATCGCCAGCGTCACCACCGGCCTCGCGCGCACGCTCGCTATTTTCCATGCCTTCGCATGGCTGCCCGCTGTCGCCGTGCGCATTCCCTTTGACGTCACCTGGGCGCAGCTCTTCGCCATCGCCGCCACCTGGGGCATCACCGGACTCAATTATCTTGGCATCAAGAAAGCGGGTGACTTCCAGCTCGTCTTCACCTGGCTCAAGGGCCTGCTCATCCTTGTCATTGCCGGATTCTGTTTTGCCTCCGGCATGGGGCACTGGACAAACTTCACCACCGTCTTTACTGGCGCGCATGGCGGCTTCAGCGGATTCATGGTCGCGCTCATCGCTGCGCTCTGGGCCTATGACGGCTGGAATGACCTGACCATGGTCTCAGGCGAAATCCAGCAGCCGGAAAAGAGCCTGCCTATCGCGCTCATCGCCGGTCTCGGCATCGTTGGCGTGCTGTACATGGCGACGAATGCGGCCATCCAGTACATTCTCCCGGCATCAGCCATCGCCGCCGCGCCACGGCCGGCGGTCTCCGCCCTAGCGCTGGTCACCGGACACTGGGGCGCCGCGCTCGTCTCGGCCGTCATGGCGCTGAGCATCTTCGTTACGCTCAACGGCACCATCATGTCCGGCGCGCGCATCCCTTTCGCCGCAGCCAGGGATGGCCTCTTCTTTCGCCGCATGGCGGACATCCATCCGCGCTACCAGAGCCCCTCGACCTCGCTGATCGTGCAGGCGCTGCTGACCACCGGGCTGCTGCTTGCGGTCGGACGCTTTCAGCAGCTCTTCGAGCTGGCTATCTTCGCGGAGTGGCTCTTCTACATGATCACCGCCACAACCATCTTTCACTACCGGAAGAGCGTACCGGAAGCGAAGACCTTCCGCGCCTGGGGATACCCGGTGGTGCCGCTGCTCTTTGTCGCCGCAGCCGCGGTGCTGCTCTACTTCTCCTACGTCGAGAACCTGATGAGTTCACTCCTCGGCACGGCGATCATTCTGCTCGGCATCCCGCTTTTCTTCATCATCCGCCGCAGGATGAACTAA